In Leishmania donovani BPK282A1 complete genome, chromosome 22, one genomic interval encodes:
- a CDS encoding NADH-cytochrome b5 reductase, putative produces the protein MKAFIASVVGFAGASMYQSGSEVEAWGSKPAFSQEKFQPYKLIHVENESHNTKRFRFALASSKTRLDLPVASCITLRYTDAQGHEVMRPYTPINLVEEEGHFDLVVKCYPNSKMGSHLFSLKVGDYIDVKGPWHTFDVKPGQYTRIGMIAGGTGLTPMFQIMNNVLNAPENKTMISLLYANKTEGDILLGKELDTLAKEYPGKFATYHCLTTPPKRWTGYSGHINKVIIQETMPGPDHQGDSCVLVSGPPSFMKTICGEKDYSSYPPKQGPLEGCLKELGYSSSGVFKF, from the coding sequence ATGAAAGCTTTTATCGCTTCAGTTGTCGGCTTTGCTGGAGCCAGCATGTACCAGTCTGGGTCCGAGGTGGAGGCCTGGGGCAGCAAGCCGGCATTCTCACAGGAGAAGTTCCAGCCCTACAAGCTCATCCACGTCGAGAATGAGTCGCACAACACAAAGCGCTTTCGCTTCGCCCTCGCTTCGAGCAAGACGCGCCTGGACCTGCCCGTGGCGTCTTGCATCACGCTGCGCTACACTGACGCCCAGGGACACGAAGTGATGCGCCCCTACACGCCCATCAAcctggtggaggaggagggccacTTCGACCTCGTAGTGAAATGCTACCCGAATTCAAAGATGGGCTCGCACCTTTTTTCGCTCAAGGTCGGCGATTACATTGACGTGAAGGGACCGTGGCACACATTTGACGTGAAACCGGGCCAGTACACCAGGATTGGCATGATCGCTGGTGGTACGGGTCTCACCCCCATGTTCCAAATCATGAATAACGTCCTGAACGCGCCGGAGAATAAGACGATGATCTCGCTTCTCTACGCAAACAAGACCGAAGGGGACATTCTGCTCGGCAAGGAGCTGGACACGCTGGCGAAAGAGTACCCCGGGAAGTTTGCCACGTACCACTGCCtcacgacgccgccgaagcgctgGACGGGCTACTCTGGCCACATCAACAAAGTGATCATCCAGGAGACGATGCCAGGCCCGGATCACCAAGGTGATTCGTGCGTTCTGGTGAGCGGCCCGCCGTCCTTCATGAAGACCATCTGTGGCGAGAAGGACTACAGCTCCTACCCGCCCAAGCAAGGCCCGCTCGAGGGCTGCCTAAAGGAGTTGGGCTACTCATCAAGCGGCGTCTTCAAGTTCTAA
- a CDS encoding NADH-cytochrome b5 reductase, putative codes for MKAFIAVATGFVTSSWYNSVSSSSNCATPSSPFSQSEFRSFPLMDVYDESHNTKVFRFALPEADMPLNLEVASCVSFRFFDKDGKEVIRPYTPLNRSDQLGYFDVLVKKYQGSKMGTHLFSMKKGDTIDVKGPWMKLPIKANQYKMIGMIAGGTGITPMYQVARHVLHAPKNNTEITLIYANERKEDVLLGNELNELMETYPRFSPYFVLSKAPSDWMGGVGFVNKEMIKSLMPAPNRAGDSIILVCGPPPFMEAISGDKDFKSNPPSQGELKGCLKELGYMPKMVYKF; via the coding sequence ATGAAGGCCTTCATCGCGGTCGCGACGGGGTTTGTCACCTCCAGCTGGTACAACAGCGTTTCTAGCTCATCCAactgcgccacgccgagcAGCCCATTCTCACAATCTGAGTTTCGCTCCTTTCCCTTGATGGATGTCTATGACGAGTCCCATAACACGAAGGTGTTTCGCTTTGCGTTGCCGGAGGCGGATATGCCACTTAACCTGGAGGTAGCCAGCTGTGTTAGTTTCCGCTTTTTCGACAAAGATGGGAAGGAGGTCATTCGCCCCTACACGCCGCTTAACCGCAGTGATCAGCTTGGCTACTTCGATGTTTTGGTGAAGAAGTACCAGGGCTCAAAGATGGGCACTCATTTGTTCTCAATGAAGAAGGGTGACACCATCGACGTCAAGGGACCGTGGATGAAATTGCCGATCAAGGCAAATCAATACAAAATGATTGGCATGATTGCCGGTGGTACGGGTATCACGCCGATGTACCAGGTAGCGCGCCATGTGTTGCACGCACCGAAGAACAACACAGAAATCACGCTCATCTACGCAAATGAACGCAAGGAAGATGTGCTGCTTGGGAACGAGCTGAACGAGCTAATGGAGACGTACCCACGCTTTTCGCCGTACTTTGTGCTTTCGAAGGCACCATCTGACTGGATGGGCGGCGTTGGCTTTGTCAACAAGGAGATGATCAAGTCACTGATGCCTGCGCCGAACCGTGCGGGTGATTCTATCATTCTTGTTTGTGGACCGCCGCCATTTATGGAAGCTATTTCGGGTGACAAAGACTTCAAGAGCAACCCACCATCTCAGGGTGAGCTGAAGGGCTGCCTGAAGGAGCTTGGCTATATGCCCAAGATGGTGTACAAGTTTTAG
- a CDS encoding protein kinase, putative, which yields MRRVGDYEILDVVGEGAYSKVKRVRHIPTGCMFVAKIVPKTNQQVENDVRLEISILRRLKHKNIVQLIEILESTNNYYIILEPVMGGDLCDIIVGMDRPLPEQDVAALLIQLVAGVRACHRNGVAHRDLKPENLLLGTDGVLKISDFGLSRLHRESNFQASTNEYAHTLTGTLAYLAPEVFGGSYDAFRADIWSMGCIAYVLLTQNFPFGSTTDPHALEVRIRNGEVSIMPSSVSAEAKNLCKWLLSPRPEDRPTLDAVAQHDFFKRYLPAEYLRMTANRKSPIVHGANMNEFSSQVQEEAPSCSPSTASAKRKHHHVRSGSAARTSPSGSAVAGAATSSNRSSESGRDREDLVSHGTQDESGLGGYCGDV from the coding sequence ATGCGGCGAGTCGGCGACTACGAGATCCTCGATGTGGTGGGTGAAGGTGCGTACAGCAAGGTGAAGCGAGTTCGGCACATACCTACTGGGTGTATGTTTGTCGCTAAGATAGTACCAAAGACAAATCAGCAAGTCGAAAACGATGTTCGTCTGGAGATTTCCATTTTGCGGCGCTTGAAGCACAAGAATATTGTTCAGCTGATTGAGATTCTGGAAAGCACAAACAATTACTACATTATACTGGAGCCTGTCATGGGTGGTGATCTGTGCGACATCATTGTGGGTATGGATCGGCCCTTGCCAGAGCAAGATGTAGCGGCCCTCTTGATCCAGCTCGTGGCAGGGGTGCGCGCATGCCATCGCAACGGGGTCGCGCATCGCGACTTGAAGCCAGAGAACCTCCTTCTGGGAACCGATGGTGTGTTGAAGATCTCTGACTTTGGGCTGAGCCGCCTCCACAGGGAAAGCAACTTCCAAGCGAGCACAAACGagtacgcacacacgcttaCAGGAACCCTCGCATACCTGGCGCCTGAAGTTTTCGGGGGCTCATACGATGCTTTTCGCGCGGACATTTGGTCGATGGGGTGCATTGCGTACGTCCTGTTGACGCAGAACTTTCCGTTCGGCTCCACCACTGATCCTCACGCCTTGGAGGTTCGCATTCGCAACGGCGAAGTTTCCATAATGCCTTCCTCCGTTAGTGCGGAGGCAAAGAACTTATGCAAGTGGCTCTTGTCTCCGCGGCCGGAGGATCGACCAACGTTAGACGCTGTAGCGCAGCACGACTTCTTCAAAAGATATCTACCCGCAGAGTATCTTAGAATGACAGCGAACCGAAAGTCGCCGATTGTGCACGGTGCGAACATGAACGAATTCAGCTCGCAGGTTCAAGAAGAAGCTCCGTCCTGTAGCCCAAGCACAGCAAGTGCCAAGCGAAAACATCACCATGTCCGTAGCGGCAGTGCTGCGAGAACCTCACCTTCAGGCAGCGCGGTTGCTGGTGCGGCTACTAGCAGtaaccgcagcagcgaaagcGGGAGGGATCGTGAAGACCTGGTTAGCCACGGCACTCAAGACGAATCTGGTCTTGGTGGATACTGCGGAGACGTTTAG